AGTAAGCTTTCTCAGTAGAAGATTTAATCATTTATCAGCTCTGACTAAGCTTAACTGTAATTTCATTCTCTTTCTTCCTCATTTTCTTGCTTTTTTCTCGGTTACCAAATGGAAACTTGATCATTTTGTTTTAAACATTTGTCATGTACTTGAATATTTGCTAATACGTTCCACGTTTTCTTGCAGTAACTGAATCTCATTGTTTCAATTAACTTGTTTTTCTagactctttatttattttgataatttcttcTGGAGATTCTTAAATTTTCTATGTAATTTACTCTTTACTCTTGTTTATGATTATATTCTTATGCGATTCTTCCTTTAACACTAGAATACCGAAATGCACTAGCAAATTGGTGAAAATTTTTTGGAGATcaggttttttttatttagattactTTATTATCATTGTCTGTTTCTATTActaattacaatttttaattgTCTAAATTTATGTACGTAGATTTATTGAATTTTGGAGGATGAGTTGGGATCCACATATGGAGGTTCAATACATAAACAGTAACTACCCTTATAATAGTGCTGGCAGCTTTATCGAATATTTTGAAGGTCTTACTTATCAACATGTCAATTTTATTTTCGACGGTGCTTCTCATGTCCAGGTACCGttcattatcaataattttatgtttgtttttcaAAACATAACAATTTTGTTTTTGGATGTACTCAAGTGATTACTTTAATGTCTTTGTGTTTTCAAGCATAATCAGATGAAAAATAGGCTGACTTTTTGGATGAGTTGATTGTAATTGATCCATTGATTAGATTATTGCAAATGAATTGTTGCTATTGGTCACAGCCAAAAATTGAACTTCTGTCTGCAGGAGAGTGTGTACCCATCCATGACTTCAAGCTTTTACAAGTTTGGCCCATCTGATTCTGGCAGTATTTCATATTATGATCATCGTAATGATCATAGTTACGAGGTGAATAACCATGACCTGTGCATTGATGAATATAGAAGGGCATCAGAGAGTTCCTTGTCAGGGAGTAATGGACAGACTGCAGCAATGAATGTGGAATGGGAAAGAAACGCACATGCAACTTCACTTGAAAACTCGGTAGATTGTAAGTTTCTCAATTCTGTGTTTAAGGGAATGTTTATTTTTGGTACAAGTTTAAGGGTATGTAACATAATGCTAAAATGGTTTATAATGATGCCTATAAGGTAACatgtatttttttgaattatgcTGAGAATTTATGTGCATGGCAAGATTTCACTTGCTTTCCTTCTCAAGATTGCTTTTTTCTAATCAGTGTTGTGTAATGTGATGAAATATTTTTTTCCCCAGGTTTTTGAGCTTCTATGGTGAATTGGtcattaattaattatcaaattgttTGCAACTTCGTGCTTTCTCTAAATTTTATGAATGGATTAGATGCTGTGTTTTCTATCAATCTAGTCTTGGCTCCCAGAATATTACCCAGCATCTCTGTTTTGATGGATTTTAAACTTTAGATCTTacttgattgaagagaaattaAGGATTCAGCGAGCTTTATGATTAAGTTGTGTTTATATCCCGTTTGGTCCCCAAATAAAAGGCCCAGTTTAGCAGCTACAAGATTTTCAAAGCTATCCTAAGAATCTTTTGTCTTGATGATAGTTTTTTGGCTTTTTTCCAAGATTGACTTACTAGACGTGTTtgtctttcttcctttcttttttatcATGAAGTAAAATGCAGTCTCTTTATCTGTATGAGTGTTTCTGATCATAAAGTTACGACCAAAACTGGTAATACAATGATAACTGAGACTTTTTAATTGCAGTACGAGTAGACTGGTTTTCTGGTTTCTCCACCTCCTGCAAAATGATTCTTCGGGatccttttttcttatttttttcctacCTGGAGGATTTTTTCAGTTCAGCTTCTACATTTGCTTGTGCTTATTCCTTCTAAGTCTTCTTGGTGCGAGCTACTTAAATGCCAATACCACCACTAGAACACCGTTGCTGTTGAGATCATAACACCTGCAGCACTGGGAAACCACCACTAAGAGTAGACCTAGCCCTCTGTGTATCATTGTTGTGTCAGTGTATTGTCAAATCTCATAGTTGTGATTCTAAAGCAGTGTATATTCtgatatgttaataatttgtATTCTATAGATTTTGACATGCTCATGAGTTCgtgttatttttttcatattcagTTCTATGTTGTGTTTTAGTTTGTTTTTCTCTGTCATGCAATCATATTGTGTCCATGGTTGCCATGTCTAACTAAGAACTAGGTCCACTGCCAGTCAAGTGGTTAAGGTTTCATGTATTCTCAAGCAAATTCCTTGCCTTCATTCCCAACCAAGAGATAATTACTTTGCCCCATATTGCAGCACTGATCTTGACTTGGGTCTGATGTAGAAAAATTGAGTTGATTGGCTTGAAGTTCTCAAGCTTCATCCATTTGGAATTTTAGCTCGTTTGCTAAATATTGCACCTTGAATTTTGAGCTTTTGTTGCAAACTGTGTGCAAATACCTCTAACTCTAAGTTTGGAATGGCATGGCTCTTGTGCTAGCCTAGCTAACTTGTCGCATCAGTAGAAACAACTACTTATGAGTATGCTTTCCCACTGATATGTGCAGAGTTGTTTAAGAAAATTGATTGACTAGTATAAAAGTTGTGTGGCTTACCTGAACTATGAGAAGCCTTGTTAACTTACACATTCTAATTATGTAAATGAATCACTAATTCTCACTATCATTTGGTTGGTGGCACCTTATTCTTATAACGATAGCTATCtatgtttttttgaaaaagtttccTGATTCCAATGCTTTCTTTCACTTTTAGGTCCACGGAGACAACATAATGCTCATGATTACCAGGTCTCTCTCTCTCACTgttattttctttgttgaatAGATGTGTGCAACTCGTTTCCCTTAGTATGAATTTTCATACCTATATATCTTAGTAGATTATTTGGATTAGCATTTAATATTAGTGACTTCAATCATCTCAGTTATGAAGCTGTATGTATGTCTAAATGTGTCTCTATGCTTTTCCAAGAATAAATACTGAGTTCTAGAGCTTAAATCCTACCATTTTTTCAGTTTCGTGATTCACAAAAGTTAAATGTTGCAAAATGTTGTTAAAATATGCAGGTTATTTGGCAAGATTGTGTTGATCCTGACAACATGACATATGAGGTTagaagaaattttctattttttatctttttctagtTTAATTAGGTGTATTATTTCTCTACTTTTCTCAGTAGGCTTTTAATTAACTCTTTATTTGTTGCACTTTTGAGTTTGAGTAAAAGAGAAAAACACAATGCAGTGCATTTGCAGATTAAACCTTGTTTTCAGGACCTATGTAAAAGTAGGAGGTTAGGTCTGAAAGAATTACGTCTTCAGGTTGGGAAATGAAATGTTGTATTTGGCTGCTATGTCGTTGAGACAGCTGTAAAACAAAATGGATTCAGAGGTCATTCTCCTGTTTTAGTTGTTTGGGTTGGTGGTCTCATGAAAGGTGACAAATGTTTTGGGGTTGAGAACATTGAGGCCTCAGGGAGAGGGGGAGGGTGCTAGCATATTtacaaaaatgtttttaaaaataagagGAAATAGACGTATGAATGAAGTTTGTGAGTGGCTGCCACCAGCTCCACataaaagggaagaaaaaaaagagaggagagaAAACAGGAAGGGCTGTTGTTGGCTCTTCCCTGCCAAGAATGAATAAGTGAGGTGCAGAAGCTTTTAGAGAGAGACAGAGATGGAGCATTTATTTAGAAAGTACCGGTGCTCTGCTCTTAGTAGAGTACTGGTAACCTACATTAGTGAAGGAAAAACTTAGCTAGTATATGTTTATTGTTATAGGTGAAAATTAGCCCCCAAAAAAGTACTAGAATCACTTAGCGTACTTTTAGTTCAATGAATTCTGTGTGAAGTTGGAATACGGTTTGCttactcaattttttaaaaaattatttcatggaCAATATTTTCCCTAGTTATCCCACTGTGCTTCTGAGTAAAGAGTTTTATTCTCCTGAAAGGGCATAATTCTGATATTTAGAATTCCAATATTCTGGCATTATTTCAAAGTGCAATTAGAGTTACTGCAGTAATCATGCAAGTTTTATGTCTTTTAGGAAGAGAGTAATGGTCCCGTGACAAGTTTTTAGAGCCAAACCTTTACTTCCTAGTTTCATGTTTAGCACCCCAGCAGGTGGGTAGGCAGGGTGGACCAACCGTCCCATGACTCATGTTGCTTGTTTATAGACAACTAAGGAAGCTGTCTGGATGATGGAACTGGCTTATGACTCAGTAGTCTTGCTAGGGCCCAAGCATTATTTGGTCAAAACCTAATACGGAACAACTAATTTGGTTTATATTGGTTTGGTTTAGTTTGAAAAGTTAAAAACCAAACCACAATTTTGGTTTGAGACCAAACCAAACCACAATTTTGGTTTTACTGTTGTTTCCTATTATTtaaaaccaatccaaaccaaaatgtctatttgaaataataaatataatgatattatatagttttttatgttctatttatatatctttttttgttattaataattttatcttataacataTAAGCTCtctttaatttagggttttcctATATGCTGACACTCAAACTCTTTTGACATTTTTTCAAACCAGTATTCTCCAAGCTTCACCATTGGTTCATGCTTGTTCATGAGTAATTGAGTATATAAACTTTCTTTAATTTACACTTTTTGGTTCAAGGCTAATTTTCGTTGTATATAAACATTATTTATATCTGCTTTATTTTATATACTGGTCCTGTTCCATGGTCATCCTCTTTATTCATTATAGGTTCCTTACAATCTCATTTAAGTATTTTGATCTGCTTGTTTGATTTTTGTTATAATTTAGATTGATTTGAATTCAAAATTTCAGaaaccaaaatattttggtttgATGTGATTATTCCTTAAAACCAATCCAAACCAGTCCATACTCATCCTTAGACTTAGCTGAAATCGTTGCTTAATTTTAATAggttaaaacacaataatttagcTTTTGTgaattgtttctttattttttttattaatcattCATGATTACATTTATCTCTTTAGGAATTACTTGAGTTAGGGGAGAGTGTTGGAACACAAAGTCGGGGTCTCACCCAAGAACTTATTTCATTGCTACCTGTTTCAAAATACAAGTGCAGCTTATTCTCAAGGAAGAAATCAAGGAAAGAGAGGTACTGCTTATGCTTCATCTTTGCCTCGTTAAAATGTGATTTGCTTTTATCAGCTGCTGCTTTTGGTCTTCCAcagattttaaattgaaatactcAACAACCCTAGTTCATCTTGGCATAAGTTTTACTGGTTTGCAAGGTTATGTTTGcatttattataaatatgtatCCAGGTTAAATTTATGTTTGGTTTCCACGTTCCATGCCCGAGTCCTCAGCTTTTTTTTCCTTTGGTGTTATAACTGTTGTTGGTTCTTGTAAAAGGCTCATATTGAACCTATACCAATTAGGATACTAGCAGTGATGAGCAGACTTCAGTAGGGGGATTTGATGTTTGAGTTGCCTTTTCTTCAAGGCACCCTCAGATGCCATTGTATAGCAACGTAGTAACATAAGAATGTCTAGGTAGGTTAACAAACTAATTATAACCTACTGGCCTTTGGGATTTTATGTCTCAAGTAAAATCTTTCGACTTTCTTCTTCTTAATGGAAAAATCTATTTACTTGATAGGATTTTGATAAACTGAAATCTGTTATATATTGAAATTGTGATGGGCACACAGATACACAAGTAGATGAATGGTTGGGCATTTCGATGCagtaataatattttatcaaaCCCTCTTAGGATAACCTAGTAAAAGTTTCTGGCAGGTCAGTTTAAACTTTAAAGGAAAGATTGTCTTTGCCTCTTGGATCGATTAGCAGTTCAATGATAGAGTAGGAACATCGATCATGTACATAAatgttttcataattttcaaaatcaatgccagggtttttttatttttataatggcTTGGTCTAATTAGTTGTGTGAATAATATGCATGCCCCGGACATTCTCCATATACCATTGAGATTTGCAGCTTGTTTTAATATGGATTACCACTCCCCTCATTTGGTCTCTTCTCTTTCTGTCGGTCAATATGGTGaatcttatcattattattttttggacCAGATGTGTAATTTGCCAGATGGAATATAAAAGAGGTGAGAGACAGATTACCCTACCTTGCAAGCATGTCTACCATGCTGGGTGTGGCACCAGATGGCTTAGCATCAATAAGGTAACGTACTCCCCCCCCCCTTTTCATGATTGAAATCATAAAACATTCCCCTCCCCCCtcgacaaaaaaataaaaaaataaagcgtTAAGAACATGGATCTTTATTCCATTTATTTAGGCAGCATTTTTGGAAGCTGCTAATTGAAGCTTTATTTCTCCAGGCTTGCCCTATATGTTATACGGAGGTGTTTGGCAATGGATCAAAACATTAAGGGGCAATGGATCAAAACATTAAGGGACAATGACGATGAACATAAAGAAAATATTCGTATGCTATAAATATTTTTGGGTTGGATTTGGGTATATCCCCCTAATACGAAGATGTTCTATTTCGACCTTTTACGTTGTTTAACAGAAGAATAGTTGATTTTGACTTTTGCAATAATTGAAAGGGAGTATGGATATGGTAGAATATGGATGTGTTAACTAGAAAAAGCGGGGGTTGTATAAAGTCTTCGATAATGTTTGTCGTATTCAAATTATTGTCCATTTCCTATGCATTTTCCTCATTATCGCACACTTCTGAGAATGTGATTAATCTCAAATAGCAAAGAAGTTTTAGGGAGCTCTCAGCGGCAGGGAGAATAACCCTTGCTGAATGACTACTGAAGTTCGAATTTCTTTCTTTAACTTTGGGGCttctggtgtgggatatatggGAGAAGGTGGAGTACAATTTGTTAGTAACGTTGGgctactttttttctttttaaggatattagtataattataattataaaattaaagcttcaataaTCACTCTTCTTGTTGATCAGTTCCAAGAATAAATTAATCACAGTATTTAGGGAACGAGAATGTGATGCCTAAATTAGCAATTTCGTGGAATCCCacatctctctttttttttttttttgttcgaaGGATAATACATGGAATCTCACATCTGAAATTGTTAATTATTGGCATTCACATGAAAACGAACCCAAcacatttgaaaagaaaagaagaacaaaaaaaatattaaaattcccACAAAAAGGATAGGGCGACTGTTTTATTTGAACTGAAGATGCTTTTATTCTGCCCTTACAAAAGTTAAATTGTTCGGCCCGTCTTTTGATCCGGCTTGTTTAGAATCATTCTTTGATTAAGTCCACAAGAAAGACGAACAAtcagtttgtttttattttcaatctcaattttaacTTAGATATATGAGATTCGAATAGGAGCATGTTTGATTTTGatgtatttatattaataattttaatttatttataacttcTAATTCTATCAAACTTTTAGTGCAAAAAAGGTTCCAACAATATTTACAAATTTCGATTGAAGTCTTAAATTAAATGGAAATATCATAATTTTATGCAACCACAAAATAGAATATTAATATTTTGTAATAAGATATGTTAATGTAGGAATATTATGTACATCATCAGTGAATAATAATATGACATTTTATATTAAGTAAAGGGCAGTCATGATAGTTTATTTTGGTTTGAAGTATTGACGCAGGTGGTCTCTGAGTTACAACAAATTGTATCTACATGGTATGAAATTCCTTGGACACGATGATATAAACTTAATACGTATGAGAGAGTTGAAATGCGATCTAGATGTGTGACGGCGGGATAGTAAGATGTCACCAGGGCAACTGAGTATTTGAGTAAGGCCGCAACATAAGCGTTAGCTCAATCCTAGAGGTAAAACTTGGAGAAGTTGTTGATGGGCTAGAAACTATTTGGGAGAAGGGGGTGCGTTGGCTGCTAATTAATAGTGATAGTAAAACAATAGCAGACCTAATACTTGGAGCCGAAGTGATGGGGTTGTCGAGATTGGCATTGGAGATTCGCAACGGGATAATAAGGAATTGGCAAGATGTAATGTTAAGAGATAAGTGCCGAGTAACTAGTTTATTGCTATCCGTTGAGCATTATAGTTCAACTTCTTTTTGTAACTAATAAAAAATCTTTACTTAAATATAAGTAAGTAttaatagtaatttttatatattttttttcaaagaaatcTCAAATCCAAATAATTATTATTggttatgtttaaataaaattattctttatattttttatttaatggtaaTATGTTATAACTAATAATGTATGATATTTGCACACTAATGATACATTAATTATTATCCATATTGTTAGTTTATGTATTCTTAAAGATAGTTTAAGGGTTTAGTTTGTGGGGATAATGGTATATAAAATTAGCACCGACCCAAAATTTGCTAAAATGTCTGGGTGTTCATATTTTCTTCGGTAAAAATATTgggatttaaaaaatattaaattaacctTGGAACAtgcaaattaatatttttattaattatttttctattaaataataatgtgaaacgttaaattcatgttaaaatattattttttataggtAAATTATAAATATGGTTATTCGACTATATTTTTCGTTCTAttttagatatttaaatttttttttagtatagtcactaaaatttttaaaatttaatattttagtcgcTCTGAGTTTATGTGAATTTTTTCATTTAATGTTATACATCATCATTTAACAGGAAAAAATTGAACGAAAAATTAATTTACACGTtttaaatgtataaatgtataatgaataatttatttattttctcaattaaaaaaaaacagaaatacaATTCGCCAAGAGCTTGCCTCATACTATTATCTATTTTATTCTCTGGTAcgcaatattatatatatcaagTATACATTAAGTAGCAATATTTTAAGCTAGCTGCATATGCAAAACTTAAGTTACCAatgtttctttgcatcaaacgcATTTTCTCCATCAAAACTTTCAACCACCGAACCCAACATCATTACAGTAAAACTGGTTGATTGCATAAAAACTTTGATCATACGGAGTTTGAATTTTGGAGTAAAATAATATATCCAAAAATAACTTAAATAGAAAACAAAACAGAAATTCAATCCCCTCTAGCCTCTAAATGAATTATAAGATCAGAAATTTGCCTTTAATTACACCTTAACTAAGGGAAAAGAATAAAAGAAGATCCGGCAAGTAGCTTAGACTAATTCGTTGGTTAAAAGCATACAATACCTAAATCCTTCATCTTTGAAGCATTAAAAGCGAGCAGGTAAGATATGGAAgggtcaaataaataaattttagttctACTAATGATTTATTTACCGGCGACAGCCTGCATGTTGAGTTGAAACCATATTATTATATAAGTACTGCAAAGTCATCATGTGAGACCTCTTCTTTCAGCTTGAACGCGTTGGAGTTTTATTAATGACAATCACCTTTGCATTGGTCAAACTTAACccatttttatatttacataCTTCCAGGGAAACAGCCAACCGTGATGGCAATTTGgagtttaatttattatattataaggtCAGATGTTAGATAGTGTATTGGAAAAACATTTATATCCAGCTTGCTATCTTGTCTATATTAAATTCACTCAATGAGTATATAAGGGGGCTTTCTCTTCTCCATGGATATGTGCCTCAAACAGTTGATTGAGTAATTAGCTTCCTAGCATTTAGAATTGTATTGCCAGGGAAATGGGGACTTCAGCACACCCACCGCCCCACTGGCCTCCACTCCTCTTTGCTTTCACATTTTGCCTTGTAGCAACAATTGCGGTTGCTTATCAACCTTACGAATATTCCTCTCCACCAAAGCACCCTGCCTACAAACATTATCCTCCTTACTATTACAATTCACCACCTTACAAGTCACCACCGCCGCCTTCACCTAGTCCTCCACCACCTTACTACTACAAGTCTCCACCTCCACCATCTCCTTCACCACCTCCTCCTTACTATTACAAATCACCACCACCCCCTTCACCTAGTCCCCACCATCATACTACTACAACTCACCACCTCCACCATCTCCTTCACCACCTCCTCCTTACTACTACAAATCACCACCACCACCCTCACCTAGTCCCCCACCACCATACTACTACAAGTCACCACCTCCACCATCTCCTTCACCACCCCCTCCTTACTATTACAAGTCTCCACCCCCACCCTCACCTAGTCCCCCACCACCATACTACTACAAGTCACCACCTCCACCATCTCCTTCACCACCTCCTCCTTACTATTACAAGTCTCCACCCCCGCCCTCACCTAGTCCCCCACCACCATACTACTACAAGTCACCACCTCCACCGTCTCCCTCACCACCTCCTCCTTACTACTACAAATCACCACCACCACCCTCACCTAGTCCCCCACCACCATACTACTACAAGTCACCACCTCCACCATCTCCCTCACCACCTCCTCCTTACTACTACAAATCACCACCACCACCTTCACCTAGTCCTCCACCACCATACTACTACA
The sequence above is drawn from the Gossypium hirsutum isolate 1008001.06 chromosome A05, Gossypium_hirsutum_v2.1, whole genome shotgun sequence genome and encodes:
- the LOC121229265 gene encoding E3 ubiquitin-protein ligase BIG BROTHER; the encoded protein is MSWDPHMEVQYINSNYPYNSAGSFIEYFEGLTYQHVNFIFDGASHVQESVYPSMTSSFYKFGPSDSGSISYYDHRNDHSYEVNNHDLCIDEYRRASESSLSGSNGQTAAMNVEWERNAHATSLENSVDCPRRQHNAHDYQVIWQDCVDPDNMTYEELLELGESVGTQSRGLTQELISLLPVSKYKCSLFSRKKSRKERCVICQMEYKRGERQITLPCKHVYHAGCGTRWLSINKACPICYTEVFGNGSKH
- the LOC107959308 gene encoding extensin-2, with protein sequence MGTSAHPPPHWPPLLFAFTFCLVATIASPPSYYYNSPPPPSPSPPPPYYYKSPPPPSPSPPPPYYYKSPPPPSPSPPPPYYYKSPPPPSPSPPPPYYYKSPPPPSPSPPPPYYYKSPPPPSPSPPPPYYYKSPPPPSPSPPPPYYYKSPPPPSPSPPPPYYYKSPPPPSPSPPPPYYYKSPPPPSPSPPPPYYYKSPVPPPSPSPPPPSPSPPPPSPSPPPPYYYKSPPPPPPYHY